From Alosa sapidissima isolate fAloSap1 chromosome 2, fAloSap1.pri, whole genome shotgun sequence, one genomic window encodes:
- the sik1 gene encoding serine/threonine-protein kinase SIK1 yields the protein MVIMTESGPGSQPNPSQGRPLQVGFYEIIRTLGKGNFAVVKLARHKVTKTQVAIKIIDKTRLNSSNLEKIYREVQIMKLLNHPHIIKLYQVMETKDMLYIVTEYAKNGEMFDYLTTNGRMSEEEARKKFWQILTAVDYCHRHHIVHRDLKTENLLLDANMNIKLADFGFGNFYNAGEPLSTWCGSPPYAAPEVFEGKEYEGPQLDIWSLGVVLYVLVCGSLPFDGASLPALRQRVTEGRFRIPYFMSQDCENLIRKMLVVDPAKRITVAQIKQHRWMLADPSAPHQALSLSLTDYNSNLGDYSEPVLGIMQTLGIDRQRTVESLQSSSYNHFSAIYYLLLERVKEHRSQQLSRQCGAWTQRPRSTSDSAAPEVIMESADGFRSAFPLQAKKSAPMHSDMECDQSGLFQRVVCPVEASLSGLLWNRSISPNSLLETTISEEVRPRDLEDEEVSAIVTQPPVLHSTASRRHTLAEVSARFHQCNPPCIVVSPSDAASSDSCLKSSSNPHPALSTPMEGLSTLLSSGMGPGALATAGTPLALSSNRLLQAQGSLHAASFQEGRRASDTSLTQGLKAFRQQLRKNTRTKGLLGLNKIKGLTRQVCPPTSCAPRGSRGSIGPAMCATSGRSMLEEVLHQQRMLQIQHQSQPQVQSQQPSVATVTTQQPVLFLSQSHQHQHQHQHQHPPSPPPTNLFAPAALFSEAPVLLPMCQQTPLALQPQPQQQASLWRQPMDSCSSTSTSSSRSSSTSSTSSSCSSSSSSSSSLSPVVSTAHLLEAHLHISQHPHHPLQPQVAHSHQHLQALAQAQGPFSFFPQQGSWGLGNRASQNPEVQEMVCSGQQQQLSSCVMVK from the exons ATGGTGATCATGACAGAGAGCGGTCCGGGGTCTCAGCCCAATCCCTCGCAAGGCAGGCCCCTACAGGTCGGTTTCTATGAAATCATCCGCACTCTGGGCAAAGGAAACTTCGCCGTTGTCAAGCTGGCAAGACACAAAGTCACCAAAACACAG GTCGCTATCAAAATTATTGATAAGACCCGGCTCAACTCCTCAAACCTGGAGAAAATCTACAGAGAGGTGCAGATAATGAAGCTTCTCAACCACCCTCATATCATAAAGCTCTACCAG GTTATGGAGACGAAAGACATGCTGTACATTGTCACAGAATATGCGAAAAATGGCGAGATGTTTG actACCTGACAACCAATGGCCGGATGAGTGAGGAGGAGGCCCGCAAGAAGTTCTGGCAGATTCTGACAGCGGTGGACTACTGCCACCGTCACCACATCGTCCACCGCGACCTCAAGACAGAGAACCTGCTTCTTGACGCCAACATGAACATTAAGCTGGCAG ACTTTGGTTTTGGGAACTTCTACAACGCTGGAGAGCCTCTGTCCACATGGTGCGGCAGCCCGCCCTACGCCGCACCCGAAGTCTTCGAGGGAAAGGAGTATGAAGGCCCACAGCTGGACATCTGG AGCCTGGGTGTGGTTCTCTACGTTTTGGTCTGTGGTTCTCTGCCCTTTGATGGGGCCAGCCTGCCCGCCCTGAGACAGCGAGTGACGGAGGGCCGCTTCCGCATCCCCTACTTTATGTCTCAAG ATTGTGAGAACCTGATCCGTAAGATGCTGGTGGTGGACCCTGCCAAGCGGATCACCGTGGCCCAGATCAAGCAGCACCGCTGGATGCTGGCCGACCCCAGCGCCCCGCACCAGGCGCTCTCGCTGTCCCTCACCGACTACAACTCCAACCTCGGCGACTACAGCGAGCCCGTGCTGGGCATCATGCAGACCCTGGGCATCGACCGGCAGAGGACAGTGGAG TCTCTCCAGAGCAGCAGCTACAACCACTTCTCTGCCATCTACTACCTGTTGCTGGAGCGCGTGAAGGAGCACCGCAGTCAGCAGCTCAGCCGCCAGTGTGGAGCCTGGACCCAGAGACCCAGGAGCACTTCCGACTCCGCTGCCCCAGAGGTGATCATGGAGTCTGCAGATGGATTCAGATCCGCCTTCCCGCTTCAGGCCAAGAAGAGTGCGCCCATGCATTCCGACATGGAATGCGACCAGAGCGGCCTTTTCCAG CGCGTGGTGTGCCCTGTGGAGGCCAGCCTGAGCGGCCTGCTGTGGAACCGCTCCATCTCGCCCAACAGCCTGCTGGAGACCACCATCAGTGAGGAGGTGCGCCCACGTGACCTGGAGGACGAGGAGGTCTCTGCCATCGTCACCCAGCCGCCCGTACTGCACAGCACGGCGTCCCGTCGGCACACGCTCGCCGAGGTGTCGGCTCGCTTCCACCAGTGCAACCCTCCCT gtatCGTGGTCAGCCCTTCTGATGCCGCCTCCTCCGACAGCTGCCTCAAGTCCTCGTCCAACCCCCACCCTGCCCTGTCCACCCCTATGGAGGGCCTGTCTACCCTGCTGAGCTCTGGGATGGGCCCCGGAGCGCTGGCCACTGCCGGAACCCCTCTGGCCCTCTCCTCCAACCGGCTCCTGCAGGCCCAGGGCAGTCTTCACGCCGCCAGCTTCCAGGAGGGCCGCAGAGCCTCTGACACCTCCCTCACTCAAG GCCTGAAGGCATTCCGGCAGCAGCTGCGGAAGAACACTCGGACCAAAGGCCTGCTGGGGCTCAACAAGATCAAGGGGCTGACGCGGCAGGTATGCCCCCCAACGTCTTGTGCCCCCCGGGGGAGCCGCGGCTCCATCGGTCCGGCCATGTGTGCCACGAGCGGTCGCAGCATGCTGGAGGAGGTCCTGCACCAGCAGAG GATGCTCCAGATTCAGCACCAGAGCCAGCCTCAGGTGCAGTCCCAGCAGCCCTCGGTCGCCACGGTGACCACTCAGCAGCccgtcctcttcctctcccaatcgcatcagcatcagcaccagcaccagcaccagcacccaccctcccctccccccaccaaCCTCTTCGCCCCGGCCGCCCTGTTCTCCGAGGCCCCGGTGCTGCTGCCCATGTGTCAGCAGACCCCTCTGGCGCTTCAGCCCCAGCCCCAACAACAGGCTTCCCTCTGGCGCCAGCCCATGGACTCCTGctcttctacctccacctcctcctcccgctcctcctccacctcctccacctcctcctcctgctcctcctcttcctcatcttcctcgtCCCTGTCCCCCGTGGTCTCCACCGCCCACCTGCTGGAGGCGCATCTGCACATCAGCCAGCACCCTCACCACCCCCTCCAGCCCCAGGTAGCTCACAGCCACCAGCACCTCCAGGCCCTGGCACAAGCCCAGGGGCCCTTCTCCTTCTTCCCCCAGCAGGGCAGCTGGGGGCTGGGCAACAGGGCCTCACAAAACCCTGAGGTCCAGGAGATGGTCTGCAgtggacagcagcagcagctcagcAGCTGcgtgatggtgaagtga